In Phragmites australis chromosome 16, lpPhrAust1.1, whole genome shotgun sequence, one DNA window encodes the following:
- the LOC133896507 gene encoding B3 domain-containing protein Os06g0194400-like — MDRIHRIPSAIAPSFPFLFSLLRRRRRLSSAPPFRSPPKTAQTNRSGGRRRRERERERDPMADAVSYEEQRRRQVEANKRKLEELQLHHLYAAVREAAAKPSPAKSLKRKARAPMDAAGGEAMPLRRSGRVANLPEQPKYREVVPDFERKVRRTYGTGRRDLANRVYATDDERSYAIAKAEELEDELGSVYPIFVKPMTQSHVTGGFWLGLPRQFCQKYLPKRDETMTLVDEEDDEFDTLYLAPKKGLSAGWRGFSIEHKLVDGDCLVFQLIERTKFKVYIIRASSYYENDN, encoded by the exons ATGGATCGGATCCACAGGATCCCCTCCGCAAttgccccctccttccccttccttttttctctgctccgccgccgccgccgcctctcctctGCTCCCCCGTTCCGTTCACCTCCCAAAACAGCTCAAACAAATCGAAGtgggggaagaagaagaagagagagagagagagagagagatccaaTGGCGGACGCGGTGTCGTACGAGGAGCAGCGGCGGAGGCAGGTGGAGGCGAACAAGCGGAAGCTGGAGGAGCTGCAGCTCCACCACCTCTACGCCGCCGTCCGAGAGGCCGCAGCCAAGCCCTCGCCG GCCAAGTCACTGAAGCGGAAGGCGCGGGCGCCGATGGATGCAGCCGGTGGGGAGGCGATGCCGCTCCGGCGGTCCGGCCGCGTCGCCAACCTACCCGAGCAGCCCAAGTACCGCGAG GTTGTTCCTGATTTCGAGAGGAAGGTTAGGAG GACGTACGGCACGGGGAGGAGGGACCTGGCCAACCGGGTGTACGCGACCGATGATGAGCGGAGCTACGCCATCGCTAAGGCAGAGGAGCTGGAGGACGAGCTGGGCTCCGTCTACCCCATCTTCGTGAAGCCCATGACCCAGTCCCATGTCACCGGAGGTTTCTGGCTG GGCCTCCCGAGGCAGTTCTGCCAGAAATATCTGCCGAAGCGCGACGAGACGATGACGCTGGTggatgaggaggatgacgagTTTGATACGCTCTACCTCGCGCCGAAGAAGGGCCTCAGTGCCGGATGGAGAGGGTTCTCCATCGAACACAAGCTGGTTGATGGAGATTGCTTGGTCTTCCAACTGATTGAGCGGACAAAGTTCAAG GTCTACATAATTAGAGCAAGCTCCTACTATGAAAATGATAACTGA
- the LOC133896495 gene encoding oxygen-dependent coproporphyrinogen-III oxidase, chloroplastic-like isoform X1: MEGETPEAAAPATFLRGEEGASPESARARFERVIRRVQAEVCAALEALEGGGARFREDAWTPPGGGGGISRVLQGGRVFEKAAVNVSLVYGVMPPEAYRAARPDTAAVAAAVGGEKAGPVPFFAAGVSSVIHPMNPFAPTMHFNYRYFETEAHKDAPGAPRQWWFGGGTDLTPSYIIEEDVKHFHSVQKQVCDKFDPSFYPRFKKWCDDYFYIKHRGERRGVGGIFFDDLNDYDQEMLLHFATELGSLRRLPFISADCADSVLPAYIPIIERRKDTPFTEDHKAWHQLRRGRYVEFNLVYDRGTTFGLKTGGRIESILVSLPLTARWEYDHKPEVGTEEWKLLDTCINPKEWI; the protein is encoded by the exons ATGGAAGGGGAGACACCGGAggccgcggcgccggcgacCTTCCTCCGCGGGGAGGAGGGGGCGTCGCCGGAGTCTGCGCGCGCGCGGTTCGAGCGCGTGATCCGGCGCGTGCAGGCGGAGGTCTGCGCGGCGCTCGAGGCGCTcgagggcggcggcgcgcggtTCCGCGAGGACGCGTGGACGCCCCCTGGCGGCGGTGGGGGGATCAGCCGCGTGCTCCAGGGCGGCCGCGTGTTCGAGAAGGCCGCCGTGAACGTGTCCCTGGTCTACGGCGTCATGCCCCCCGAGGCGTACCGCGCGGCGAGGCCCGACaccgcggcggtggcggcggcggtgggaggGGAGAAGGCAGGGCCGGTGCCTTTCTTCGCTGCCGGCGTCAGCTCG GTCATTCATCCAATGAACCCATTTGCTCCAACAATGCATTTCAACTACCGGTATTTCGAGACAGAGGCACATAAAG ATGCTCCTGGTGCACCTAGACAGTGGTGGTTTGGAGGTGGTACTGACTTGACGCCTTCGTATATCATTGAAGAGGATGTCAAGCATTTTCATTCT GTTCAGAAACAAGTATGTGATAAATTTGATCCCAGCTTTTATCCGAGATTCAAAAAGTGGTGtgatgattatttttatatcaaG CATCGTGGTGAGCGACGTGGGGTGGGTGGAATATTTTTTGATGACCTTAATGATTATGATCAAGAAATGCTTCTTCACTTTGCTACAG AGTTGGGCTCATTGAGGCGCCTTCCTTTCATCTCTGCAGACTGCGCAGACTCAGTTCTTCCTGCATACATCCCCATTATAGAACGGCGCAAGGACACTCCATTTACTGAGGATCACAAGGCATGGCATCAGCTACGGAGAGGTCGCTATGTAGAGTTCAACCTC GTCTATGATCGGGGCACCACATTTGGCCTCAAGACTGGAGGACGGATCGAGAGTATCCTTGTCTCTCTTCCTCTTACCGCACGGTGGGAGTACGATCAT AAACCTGAAGTAGGGACTGAAGAATGGAAACTTCTTGACACGTGCATAAATCCAAAGGAATGGATCTGA
- the LOC133896495 gene encoding oxygen-dependent coproporphyrinogen-III oxidase, chloroplastic-like isoform X2 yields the protein MEGETPEAAAPATFLRGEEGASPESARARFERVIRRVQAEVCAALEALEGGGARFREDAWTPPGGGGGISRVLQGGRVFEKAAVNVSLVYGVMPPEAYRAARPDTAAVAAAVGGEKAGPVPFFAAGVSSVIHPMNPFAPTMHFNYRYFETEAHKDAPGAPRQWWFGGGTDLTPSYIIEEDVKHFHSVQKQVCDKFDPSFYPRFKKWCDDYFYIKHRGERRGVGGIFFDDLNDYDQEMLLHFATDCADSVLPAYIPIIERRKDTPFTEDHKAWHQLRRGRYVEFNLVYDRGTTFGLKTGGRIESILVSLPLTARWEYDHKPEVGTEEWKLLDTCINPKEWI from the exons ATGGAAGGGGAGACACCGGAggccgcggcgccggcgacCTTCCTCCGCGGGGAGGAGGGGGCGTCGCCGGAGTCTGCGCGCGCGCGGTTCGAGCGCGTGATCCGGCGCGTGCAGGCGGAGGTCTGCGCGGCGCTCGAGGCGCTcgagggcggcggcgcgcggtTCCGCGAGGACGCGTGGACGCCCCCTGGCGGCGGTGGGGGGATCAGCCGCGTGCTCCAGGGCGGCCGCGTGTTCGAGAAGGCCGCCGTGAACGTGTCCCTGGTCTACGGCGTCATGCCCCCCGAGGCGTACCGCGCGGCGAGGCCCGACaccgcggcggtggcggcggcggtgggaggGGAGAAGGCAGGGCCGGTGCCTTTCTTCGCTGCCGGCGTCAGCTCG GTCATTCATCCAATGAACCCATTTGCTCCAACAATGCATTTCAACTACCGGTATTTCGAGACAGAGGCACATAAAG ATGCTCCTGGTGCACCTAGACAGTGGTGGTTTGGAGGTGGTACTGACTTGACGCCTTCGTATATCATTGAAGAGGATGTCAAGCATTTTCATTCT GTTCAGAAACAAGTATGTGATAAATTTGATCCCAGCTTTTATCCGAGATTCAAAAAGTGGTGtgatgattatttttatatcaaG CATCGTGGTGAGCGACGTGGGGTGGGTGGAATATTTTTTGATGACCTTAATGATTATGATCAAGAAATGCTTCTTCACTTTGCTACAG ACTGCGCAGACTCAGTTCTTCCTGCATACATCCCCATTATAGAACGGCGCAAGGACACTCCATTTACTGAGGATCACAAGGCATGGCATCAGCTACGGAGAGGTCGCTATGTAGAGTTCAACCTC GTCTATGATCGGGGCACCACATTTGGCCTCAAGACTGGAGGACGGATCGAGAGTATCCTTGTCTCTCTTCCTCTTACCGCACGGTGGGAGTACGATCAT AAACCTGAAGTAGGGACTGAAGAATGGAAACTTCTTGACACGTGCATAAATCCAAAGGAATGGATCTGA